The following are from one region of the Cetobacterium somerae genome:
- the xseB gene encoding exodeoxyribonuclease VII small subunit, whose product MKKDSFEYNINEIDIIIEKLDKGELSLDESIKEYEKAMKLLKKSSDILNKAEGKIIKVTSENDNIQLEVDENA is encoded by the coding sequence ATGAAAAAAGATAGTTTTGAGTATAATATTAATGAAATTGATATAATAATTGAAAAATTAGATAAGGGTGAGTTATCTTTAGATGAATCAATTAAAGAGTATGAAAAAGCTATGAAGTTATTAAAAAAATCCTCAGATATTTTGAACAAAGCAGAGGGAAAAATAATCAAAGTAACTTCAGAAAATGATAATATTCAACTAGAGGTTGATGAAAATGCTTAA
- a CDS encoding polyprenyl synthetase family protein, producing the protein MKMLKNYLKTKRELVDSNIEYHLNKLEYPNVIAEGMRYSVLNGGKRLRPILLLMVLELFDKKIDLGLPIAVAIEMIHSYSLVHDDLPALDNDDYRRGKLTTHKKFGEAEAILIGDALLTHSFSIITDETKGVASDKLVKIIGMVSRYAGINGMIGGQTVDIESEKKKVSLETLKYIHENKTGKLIKLPVEIGAIISEATEKEYKALENYADGIGLAFQIKDDILDIEGDFEKIGKPIGSDLELEKTTYPSIFGIEKSKEILKEVISDAKRSLNIFPDEKIKVFLELADYIGIREN; encoded by the coding sequence ATGAAAATGCTTAAAAATTACTTAAAAACTAAAAGAGAACTTGTGGATTCAAATATAGAATATCATTTAAATAAATTAGAATATCCAAATGTAATAGCAGAAGGTATGAGATATTCTGTTTTAAATGGAGGAAAAAGATTAAGACCAATTTTATTGTTAATGGTATTAGAACTTTTCGATAAAAAAATAGATTTAGGATTACCAATAGCTGTTGCAATAGAGATGATTCATTCTTATTCTTTGGTTCATGATGATTTACCAGCTCTTGATAATGATGATTATAGAAGAGGAAAATTAACAACTCATAAAAAGTTTGGAGAAGCAGAAGCAATACTAATAGGGGATGCTTTATTAACGCATTCATTTTCTATTATAACAGATGAAACAAAAGGAGTAGCTTCAGATAAACTTGTAAAAATAATAGGTATGGTATCAAGATATGCTGGAATAAATGGTATGATTGGTGGACAAACAGTAGATATAGAGAGTGAAAAAAAGAAAGTATCTTTGGAAACTTTAAAATATATTCATGAAAATAAAACTGGAAAATTAATAAAGTTACCAGTGGAAATAGGAGCAATAATTTCAGAAGCAACAGAAAAAGAGTATAAAGCTTTAGAAAACTATGCAGATGGAATAGGATTAGCTTTTCAAATTAAAGATGATATATTAGATATAGAAGGTGACTTTGAAAAAATAGGAAAACCTATTGGTAGTGATTTAGAACTTGAAAAGACAACATATCCAAGTATATTTGGAATTGAGAAAAGTAAAGAGATTTTAAAAGAAGTTATCTCAGATGCTAAAAGAAGTTTAAATATTTTTCCAGATGAAAAAATTAAAGTTTTTTTAGAATTAGCAGATTATATAGGAATTAGAGAGAATTAA
- a CDS encoding phosphate signaling complex PhoU family protein gives MRTLNESLKALDEHYLETLKYVGRNFDVNLEMLQNNSFNPTLYGEAKMIEDFINSFEVKLKEDSIITMARFQPAAKNLRKLVMIINSVRVLERMGDLLKANLSLIKDIEKKSPNLAYALSEKVLPIAKKIRGLFQMYVDAFLNEDVRLLYNVLYLDEEIDDLINANTDYFLTKMKETPDNVVGGSELMLLDKKFERLSDHIIHLASDLIYILNGENTRKAELQNKGKGNQ, from the coding sequence ATGAGAACTTTAAACGAATCTTTAAAAGCTTTAGACGAGCATTATTTAGAAACATTAAAATATGTTGGTAGAAATTTTGATGTAAATTTAGAGATGTTACAAAACAATAGTTTTAATCCTACACTTTATGGAGAAGCTAAAATGATAGAAGATTTTATTAACTCTTTTGAAGTAAAATTAAAAGAGGATTCTATTATTACAATGGCTAGATTTCAACCAGCAGCTAAAAATCTTAGAAAGTTAGTAATGATTATCAATAGCGTAAGAGTCCTTGAAAGAATGGGTGATCTTTTAAAAGCGAATTTATCTTTAATTAAAGATATCGAAAAAAAATCTCCAAACTTAGCTTATGCTCTAAGTGAAAAAGTTTTACCAATCGCAAAAAAAATCAGAGGTCTTTTTCAAATGTATGTTGATGCTTTTTTAAATGAAGATGTACGTTTACTATATAATGTTCTTTATTTAGATGAAGAGATTGATGACTTAATCAATGCTAACACTGATTATTTTCTTACTAAAATGAAAGAAACTCCAGATAATGTTGTTGGAGGTTCTGAGCTTATGCTTTTAGATAAGAAATTTGAAAGATTATCAGATCATATAATACATTTAGCAAGTGATTTAATTTATATTTTAAATGGTGAAAATACTAGAAAAGCTGAATTACAAAATAAAGGAAAAGGGAACCAATAA
- the rsmD gene encoding 16S rRNA (guanine(966)-N(2))-methyltransferase RsmD codes for MRIIAGEAKGKRLECRKGTDTRPTQDSIKESLFSIIAPYITDARFLDLFSGTGNIALEALSRGAKRAVMIEKDQEALKYIIKNINNLGYENKSRAYKNETLRAVEILGRKGEKFDIIFMDPPYKDEVCERVMRAISKAGLLAENGLIICEHHMYEDMSEEVGEFKKTDERKYGKKVVTFYTR; via the coding sequence ATGAGAATAATCGCAGGAGAAGCAAAAGGGAAGAGATTAGAATGTAGAAAAGGTACAGATACAAGACCTACTCAAGATAGCATAAAAGAATCTCTATTTTCAATAATTGCTCCATATATAACTGATGCTAGATTCTTAGATCTTTTTAGTGGTACAGGAAATATAGCTTTAGAAGCTTTAAGTAGAGGGGCTAAAAGAGCTGTAATGATAGAAAAAGATCAAGAAGCATTAAAATATATAATAAAAAATATCAATAATTTAGGATATGAGAACAAATCAAGAGCTTACAAAAATGAAACTTTAAGAGCTGTTGAGATTTTAGGAAGAAAAGGTGAAAAATTTGATATAATTTTTATGGACCCTCCTTATAAAGATGAGGTTTGTGAGAGAGTTATGAGAGCTATATCAAAAGCTGGATTATTAGCAGAAAATGGATTAATAATTTGTGAACATCATATGTATGAAGATATGTCTGAAGAAGTTGGAGAATTTAAAAAGACAGACGAAAGAAAATATGGAAAAAAAGTTGTGACATTCTATACAAGATAA